A single genomic interval of Pseudochaenichthys georgianus chromosome 3, fPseGeo1.2, whole genome shotgun sequence harbors:
- the LOC117442055 gene encoding high choriolytic enzyme 2-like, which yields MTPVLLFVLFLSLSAIPPGATDNGERQEFLDASDIIERANANITTRLVDGDIVANLRRNADPCTATGCKWPKYRRYVYVPIYISTSYTTTERNIIIRALLTFHASTCIRFVWRTSHRNYLYFYSGSGCWSYLGRQSRGQLISLQKNGCLYRDTVQHEVLHALGFHHEHVRSDRDSYVSILFQNIKSGTKQNFMKRQTNNLGTPYDFDSVMHYGKHAFSKNGEPTILAKSNPSLNFGTARTMSKNDIARVNKLYQC from the exons ATGACTCCTGTTTTGCTTTtcgtcctcttcctctctttgtCGGCCATTCCTCCG GGTGCTACTGATAACGGAGAAAGAC AAGAGTTTCTGGACGCCTCTGATATCATCGAGAGAGCCAATGCTAACATAA CAACGCGCCTGGTCGACGGCGACATTGTGGCAAATTTAAGAAGGAATGCAGATCCCTGCACGGCTACAGGCTGCAAATGGCCCAAATATAGAAGATACGTCTACGTACCCATCTACATCTCGACCAGCTACA CCACAACAGAGCGCAACATCATCATCCGAGCCCTACTGACCTTCCACGCATCCACCTGCATTCGCTTTGTCTGGAGGACCAGCCATCGAAATTACCTCTACTTCTACTCTGGATCTGG gtgTTGGTCCTACCTGGGCCGACAGAGTAGAGGACAGCttatctccctgcagaaaaatggTTGTTTGTACAGAGACACAGTGCAGCACGAGGTTCTCCACGCTCTGGGCTTCCACCACGAGCATGTCCGCTCCGACAGAGACAGCTACGTCTCCATCCTCTTCCAGAACATTAAGTCAG GAACAAAACAAAACTTTATGAAGCGGCAAACTAACAACTTGGGTACTCCCTACGACTTCGACTCTGTCATGCACTACGGaaa ACACGCCTTCAGCAAAAACGGGGAACCAACCATCCTCGCTAAGAGCAATCCGAGTCTTAACTTTGGGACTGCTCGTACGATGAGCAAGAATGACATTGCCCGTGTCAACAAGCTTTACCAATGTTAA